A window of the Archocentrus centrarchus isolate MPI-CPG fArcCen1 chromosome 9, fArcCen1, whole genome shotgun sequence genome harbors these coding sequences:
- the npy8br gene encoding neuropeptide Y receptor Y8b — protein sequence MELQHSTNHNQALWKDIQWNSTEDCSMSVSGTTLLIIAYSTVMAVGLIGNSCLVFVITRHKEMHNVTNIFIVNLSCSDILMCIICLPVTIIYTLMDHWILGEALCKLTPFIQCISITVSIFSLVLIAMERYQLIVHPTGWKPMVAQSYLAVAITWIVACLMSVPLLSYSVLTLPFQNFSTPLPINDNLICMELWPSVKERRAYFTSLLVFQYFLPLILIMVCYLHVYFRLRRRKDMVERGRNTTQKKNKGSTRINTMLVAIVVAFALSWLPLNIFNTVFDWHHEIIPSCSHDIIFSLCHLTAMSSTCVNPIIYGFLNSNFQKQLKSTLLRCRCWGVVERYESVPLSTVSTEITKGSILSNGSISNNT from the coding sequence ATGGAGCTGCAGCACAGCACCAATCACAACCAAGCCTTGTGGAAAGACATACAGTGGAACTCGACCGAGGACTGCTCGATGTCAGTGAGTGGCACCACTTTGCTCATCATTGCTTACAGCACAGTCATGGCAGTGGGTCTCATTGGAAACTCCTGCCTGGTATTTGTCATCACACGGCACAAAGAGATGCACAACGTGACCAACATCTTTATTGTCAACCTGTCTTGCTCAGACATTCTCATGTGTATTATATGCCTGCCAGTCACGATTATCTACACACTAATGGACCACTGGATCTTAGGAGAAGCCCTCTGCAAGCTCACACCTTTCATCCAGTGCATATCAATCACTGTCTCCATCTTCTCCCTCGTTCTGATTGCCATGGAGCGCTACCAGCTGATTGTCCACCCGACAGGTTGGAAACCCATGGTAGCCCAGTCCTACTTGGCTGTAGCTATCACCTGGATTGTGGCTTGTCTGATGTCAGTGCCTTTGCTTTCGTACAGCGTACTCACTTTGCCCTTTCAGAACTTCAGCACCCCCCTTCCAATAAACGACAACCTTATTTGTATGGAGCTGTGGCCATCGGTTAAGGAACGACGGGCTTACTTCACCTCCCTGCTTGTCTTCCAGTACTTCCTTCCTCTCATCCTCATCATGGTCTGCTACCTGCACGTCTATTTTCGCCTAAGGAGGAGGAAGGACATGGTGGAGCGTGGCAGGAACACTACTCAAAAAAAGAACAAGGGCTCCACTAGGATCAACACCATGTTAGTTGCCATAGTCGTGGCCTTTGCCCTGTCCTGGCTCCCTCTCAACATCTTCAACACAGTGTTTGACTGGCACCACGAGATCATCCCGTCTTGCAGCCATGACATCATCTTCTCACTGTGCCATCTCACTGCCATGAGCTCCACCTGTGTCAACCCAATCATCTATGGCTTCCTCAACAGCAATTTCCAGAAACAGCTCAAGTCCACGCTGTTGCGCTGtcgctgctggggtgtggtggAGAGGTACGAGAGTGTGCCGCTCTCCACCGTCAGCACAGAGATCACCAAGGGGTCGATCTTAAGCAATGGATCTATCAGCAACAACACATAA